TTCCTGCACGATCGTGCCCGGTGCCTTGTCCGACGGCACTTCCATCATCGCCTGATGACGATTGGGGTCGAGCGCTTCGCCCAGCGCTTCGATCTTGGTGATGCCGTGGCGGCCGAACACCGAATCGAGTTCGCGGCCCGTGGCCTCGAGACCGACGACCAGACCCTTGAGCTTCTCGTCCTCGCGCAGTTCGGCGGGAATCGCCGCCAGCGCACGGCCGAGATTGTCGGCGACCGACAGGATATCGCGCGCGAAATGGGTCGCGGCATAGGTGCGCGCGTCGGCGGCTTCCTTCTCGAAACGCCGGCGGACATTCTGCGTCTCGGCCTGCGCATACATCAGCGCCGCCTTGGCTTCGGCCAGTTCGGCCTCCAGCTCGGCCGCGCGGTCGTGCTCGGCCACTTCGGGAGCAGCCTCGGCGGTTTCCTCGCGCAGCGTCTCCGCTTCGTTCGCTTCCGCAGTATCCATCTTCGTGTCTTTCGTCATATCGCTTCGTTACTATTA
The sequence above is drawn from the Sphingomonas sp. G-3-2-10 genome and encodes:
- the grpE gene encoding nucleotide exchange factor GrpE, yielding MTKDTKMDTAEANEAETLREETAEAAPEVAEHDRAAELEAELAEAKAALMYAQAETQNVRRRFEKEAADARTYAATHFARDILSVADNLGRALAAIPAELREDEKLKGLVVGLEATGRELDSVFGRHGITKIEALGEALDPNRHQAMMEVPSDKAPGTIVQEIQSGYMIKDRLLRPALVGVAKAG